The Dyella jiangningensis genome includes a window with the following:
- a CDS encoding glycosyltransferase has protein sequence MARINLIAWDNNRGLSHDIRLLRDALRELGHEVSFTPASAPRKRRWWQKLALRWSASRKAPRYDLNITLEHASPEHLPLARLNAFIPNPEWFSQRDRKQLARYDVVLTKTREATGIFQRLGVRTLPIGFHSTDCLQPARERQPTFLHLAGASRMKGTERLLATWRRHPEWPVLHVLQAPGVGPDVDLSAANIVHRREYVADIAEIRTLQNSHAFHLCLSETEGWGHYIVEALSCGAVVLTCDAPPMNELVTAARGVPVAATPDGPLNLAIRYLFDEVALEAAVERCRRMEQAEWEQLGAAARGWYVDNQQGFGARLDAALQQLL, from the coding sequence ATGGCCCGCATCAACCTCATTGCGTGGGACAACAACCGTGGCCTGAGCCATGACATCCGCCTGCTGCGCGACGCGCTGCGCGAGCTGGGCCACGAGGTGAGCTTCACGCCGGCCAGCGCGCCGCGAAAGCGCCGCTGGTGGCAGAAGCTTGCCCTGCGCTGGAGCGCCAGCCGCAAGGCACCTCGGTACGACCTCAACATCACGCTGGAACACGCCAGCCCCGAGCACCTGCCGCTGGCGCGGCTCAATGCGTTCATCCCCAATCCGGAATGGTTTTCCCAGCGCGACCGCAAGCAACTGGCGCGCTATGACGTCGTGCTCACCAAGACGCGCGAAGCGACCGGGATCTTCCAGCGGCTGGGCGTGCGCACGCTGCCGATCGGCTTCCACAGCACCGATTGCCTGCAGCCCGCCCGCGAACGCCAGCCCACCTTCCTGCATCTGGCCGGTGCCAGCCGGATGAAGGGCACGGAGCGCCTGCTGGCGACATGGCGGCGGCATCCCGAATGGCCCGTGCTGCACGTGCTGCAGGCGCCGGGCGTCGGTCCGGATGTCGACCTTTCGGCGGCCAACATCGTGCATCGCCGCGAATACGTGGCCGACATCGCCGAGATCCGCACGCTGCAGAACAGCCACGCGTTCCACCTGTGCCTGTCCGAGACGGAAGGCTGGGGCCATTACATCGTCGAGGCCTTGAGCTGCGGCGCCGTGGTGCTGACCTGCGATGCGCCGCCCATGAACGAACTGGTCACGGCCGCGCGCGGCGTACCGGTCGCGGCGACCCCGGACGGCCCACTCAACCTCGCCATCCGTTACCTGTTCGACGAGGTCGCACTGGAGGCCGCCGTCGAGCGCTGCCGTCGCATGGAACAGGCCGAATGGGAGCAGTTGGGCGCTGCCGCCCGCGGCTGGTACGTGGACAACCAGCAAGGTTTCGGGGCACGGCTGGACGCGGCGCTGCAGCAGTTGCTCTGA
- a CDS encoding glycosyltransferase family 2 protein yields the protein MPTFPLTLVVITYNEANSIARCLDSVPFAAEKLVIDSGSTDDTVAIAQAHGARVVHQDWLGFGAQRNFATTQCSHDWILALDADEYLSPELAAELERRLPELMASDNSAVILRRATIYMGAPMRWYLPSMGEKMARLFHRDRARWKDVRVHESLVFDGPSVTLHARFNHENNPSLPQKQIKVLRYAELKCRDWLEKNKPVRMWQTPFVYLLAFIKDYFFRLAFLDGWRGFVIAQTAASYAAYKRMRYYEMRRNPASLESAADALIRHGIDR from the coding sequence ATGCCTACCTTCCCCCTCACCCTCGTGGTCATCACCTACAACGAGGCGAACAGCATCGCCCGCTGCCTCGACAGCGTGCCGTTCGCGGCCGAGAAGCTGGTGATCGACAGCGGCAGCACGGACGACACCGTCGCCATCGCGCAGGCGCACGGCGCGCGCGTGGTGCACCAGGACTGGCTGGGTTTCGGCGCGCAGCGCAACTTCGCCACCACCCAGTGCAGCCATGACTGGATCCTGGCGCTGGATGCCGACGAATACCTCTCGCCGGAACTGGCCGCCGAACTGGAGCGCCGCCTGCCCGAGCTGATGGCCAGCGACAACAGCGCCGTGATCCTGCGCCGCGCCACCATCTACATGGGCGCGCCGATGCGCTGGTACCTGCCGTCGATGGGCGAGAAGATGGCCCGCCTGTTCCACCGCGACCGCGCGCGCTGGAAGGACGTGCGCGTGCATGAGTCGCTGGTGTTCGATGGCCCGTCGGTGACGCTGCATGCGCGCTTCAACCACGAGAACAACCCGAGCCTGCCGCAGAAGCAGATCAAGGTGCTGCGCTACGCGGAGCTGAAGTGCCGCGACTGGCTGGAGAAGAACAAGCCGGTGCGCATGTGGCAGACACCGTTCGTGTATCTGCTGGCCTTCATCAAGGATTACTTCTTCCGCCTCGCCTTTCTCGACGGCTGGCGCGGCTTCGTAATCGCCCAGACAGCTGCCTCGTACGCGGCCTACAAGCGCATGCGTTACTACGAGATGCGCCGCAACCCCGCTTCGCTGGAAAGCGCCGCGGACGCCCTGATTCGCCACGGTATCGATCGATGA
- a CDS encoding CDP-glycerol glycerophosphotransferase family protein, which produces MSKQHYLLYGSERYALAILRPVQEAIRARGDEAAWFFDGPGAEDLVEGERLLTVQEVRAWKARAVITSSNAVPHFFPGVKVETFHGFDAGKPRHIYVRGFFDLYCTTGPRDTAKFNEIADRVGHFSVVETGFPKLDPFMKQISGPIPPVRQPPVILYHSTFSPSWSAAETLYEEVKRLSRDGRWRWIVTFHPKMNPETTAKFKALQNEYLSFAENDNILELFPQVDMMCSDTSSALNEFLLTGKPVVTFKNRRPGPQLIDIDEVAQFEPAIERALARPPELMQAIREYGDAIHPYRDGHSSERILKAIDGFIAAGGRNRRRKPWNFWRKLKIRRRIGYWGPV; this is translated from the coding sequence ATGAGCAAGCAGCACTATTTACTCTACGGCTCGGAGCGCTACGCGCTGGCCATCCTCCGTCCGGTGCAGGAAGCCATCCGCGCGCGCGGCGACGAGGCCGCCTGGTTCTTCGATGGCCCCGGCGCGGAAGACCTGGTGGAGGGCGAGCGCCTGCTCACCGTGCAGGAGGTGCGCGCGTGGAAGGCGCGCGCGGTGATCACTTCCAGCAATGCCGTGCCGCACTTTTTTCCGGGCGTGAAGGTGGAAACCTTCCACGGCTTCGACGCAGGCAAGCCGCGTCACATCTACGTGCGCGGCTTCTTTGACCTGTACTGCACCACGGGCCCGCGCGACACGGCGAAGTTCAACGAGATCGCCGACCGCGTGGGCCATTTCTCGGTGGTGGAAACGGGCTTTCCCAAGCTCGACCCTTTCATGAAGCAGATCAGCGGCCCCATCCCGCCGGTGCGCCAACCGCCCGTGATCCTTTACCACTCCACCTTCTCGCCGTCGTGGAGCGCGGCCGAAACGCTGTATGAAGAGGTGAAGCGCCTTTCGCGCGACGGCCGCTGGCGCTGGATCGTCACCTTCCATCCGAAGATGAATCCGGAGACGACGGCCAAGTTCAAGGCGCTGCAGAACGAGTACCTGAGCTTCGCCGAGAACGACAACATCCTCGAACTGTTCCCGCAGGTCGACATGATGTGCTCGGACACCTCATCCGCGCTCAACGAGTTCCTGCTCACCGGCAAGCCGGTGGTGACCTTCAAGAACCGCCGCCCGGGTCCGCAGCTGATCGATATCGACGAGGTGGCGCAGTTCGAGCCGGCGATCGAGCGGGCGCTGGCGCGGCCGCCCGAGCTGATGCAGGCCATCCGCGAGTATGGCGACGCCATCCATCCCTACCGGGACGGCCACTCCAGCGAGCGCATCCTGAAGGCCATCGATGGCTTCATCGCCGCCGGCGGCCGCAACCGCCGCCGCAAGCCGTGGAATTTCTGGCGGAAGCTGAAGATTCGGCGGCGCATCGGCTACTGGGGGCCGGTCTGA
- a CDS encoding ArnT family glycosyltransferase yields the protein MASSSYSRSEHLRSLWPWLPLWALAALLAIFSHGPMPLYSTRTLAVAWEMWNHHHWLVPHINGQPYSEKVPLLFWLIHAGWAVFGVNDIWPRVLEVIFGGAQLVLVSVLATRLFPNRPWVAKGAPWMLLALGYAFLFGLQIMYEVLLAVCVLASLLCLTPKPQRAEPRWVLFGLCVGAGLLTKGPVMFLHIAFPWLLGPLWNDWARDNRARWYGRGVLALLLGGAMLLAWALPAGFSGGEAYRQRLFFTQTAGRVVDAFDHARPFWWYLPMIPALLFPFSGWPRAWAALITLRRPLDSGIRFALCWLLPVMLCFSFISGKQLYYPLPEFAGAALLIAGAVAVLRDQRAQLANNAWLGTWPLGVGGILFGVFLFVLPVLVAHNDLHGEWFDSTQRYSRFFSIVFVLLGGLLLVRGRGEVRRLAFAGLLGTLALNTLFTLTMWQNFDLRPSAHLLGAADAEGRAIGYLGNYEGQFHFEGRITRPIERLSEGESLQKFAQEHPDGLVVARPEKLEPTDLRYPLLVQPFRSSWVVIWPAKSLADLRAGRVPAEPPHPTRIYQVDEWRFRALQ from the coding sequence GTGGCATCCAGCAGCTACAGCCGCTCCGAACACCTGCGCTCCCTCTGGCCCTGGCTGCCACTGTGGGCCCTGGCCGCTTTGCTGGCGATCTTCTCGCACGGTCCGATGCCGCTGTACTCCACCCGCACGCTTGCCGTCGCGTGGGAGATGTGGAACCACCATCACTGGCTGGTGCCGCACATCAATGGCCAGCCGTACAGCGAGAAGGTGCCGCTGCTGTTCTGGCTGATCCACGCCGGCTGGGCGGTGTTTGGCGTCAACGACATCTGGCCGCGCGTGCTGGAAGTGATCTTCGGCGGCGCGCAGCTGGTGCTGGTCTCGGTACTGGCGACGCGGCTGTTCCCCAACCGCCCGTGGGTGGCCAAGGGCGCGCCGTGGATGCTGCTGGCGCTGGGTTATGCGTTCCTGTTCGGCCTGCAGATCATGTACGAGGTGCTGCTGGCCGTCTGCGTGCTGGCCTCCCTGCTGTGCCTCACGCCCAAGCCGCAGCGCGCGGAGCCGCGCTGGGTGCTGTTCGGCCTGTGCGTCGGCGCCGGCCTGCTGACCAAGGGTCCGGTGATGTTCCTGCACATCGCCTTCCCGTGGCTGCTGGGCCCGCTGTGGAACGACTGGGCCCGTGACAACCGCGCGCGCTGGTACGGCCGTGGCGTGCTGGCCCTGCTGCTGGGCGGCGCGATGCTGCTGGCGTGGGCGCTGCCGGCCGGTTTCTCCGGTGGCGAGGCCTACCGCCAGCGGCTGTTCTTCACCCAGACCGCCGGCCGCGTGGTGGATGCGTTCGACCACGCCCGCCCGTTCTGGTGGTACCTGCCGATGATCCCGGCGCTGCTGTTCCCGTTCAGCGGCTGGCCGCGCGCGTGGGCGGCGCTGATCACGCTGCGTCGACCGCTCGACAGCGGCATCCGCTTCGCGCTGTGCTGGCTGCTGCCGGTGATGCTGTGTTTCTCCTTCATCAGCGGCAAGCAGCTGTACTACCCGTTGCCGGAATTCGCCGGTGCGGCCTTGCTCATCGCCGGCGCGGTCGCGGTGCTGCGCGACCAGCGTGCGCAGCTCGCCAACAATGCCTGGCTGGGCACCTGGCCACTGGGCGTGGGCGGCATCCTGTTCGGCGTGTTCCTGTTCGTGCTGCCGGTGCTGGTGGCGCACAACGACCTGCACGGCGAATGGTTCGACAGCACGCAGCGCTACAGCCGCTTCTTCAGCATCGTGTTCGTGCTGCTCGGCGGCCTGTTGCTGGTGCGCGGCCGCGGCGAAGTACGTCGACTCGCCTTTGCCGGCCTGCTTGGCACGCTGGCGCTCAATACGCTGTTTACCCTGACCATGTGGCAGAACTTCGACCTGCGTCCGTCCGCACACCTGCTGGGCGCTGCGGATGCCGAAGGTCGGGCGATCGGCTACCTGGGCAATTACGAGGGCCAGTTCCACTTCGAAGGCCGCATCACCCGTCCGATCGAGCGGCTGAGCGAGGGTGAGTCCCTGCAGAAGTTCGCGCAGGAGCATCCGGACGGCCTGGTCGTGGCCCGTCCGGAGAAGCTGGAGCCGACCGACCTGCGCTACCCGCTGCTGGTGCAGCCGTTCCGCTCCTCGTGGGTGGTGATCTGGCCGGCCAAGTCGCTGGCGGACCTGCGTGCCGGCCGCGTGCCGGCCGAGCCGCCGCATCCGACGCGGATCTACCAGGTCGACGAATGGCGCTTCCGCGCCCTGCAGTAA
- a CDS encoding lipid A biosynthesis acyltransferase, which yields MRFDITLLYLVLRLLGKLPLHTLHGLGAAIGRFSLWRHSRTAHITSVNLRIVRRGLDEAAHAALLRSVMEESGKSAIEIAGIWGRDAERALDLVRDVRGEALFDAALAAGKGVIIAAPHLGCWELLNYWLCRKTPMAILYRPPRIAAVEGLLRKVRGALAPEQVRAEGAGVRTLYKRLAAGGTVGILPDQKPRAGEGEVAPFFGQQALTMVLLPRLAARTGATVLFAFAERLPRGEGFRIHLLPAPAGLDDADLAVACRALNRGVEQCVELAFTQYQWHYKRYSADAWRSPYD from the coding sequence ATGCGATTCGACATCACCCTCCTCTATCTCGTCCTGCGTCTGCTCGGAAAGCTGCCCCTGCACACGCTGCACGGCTTGGGCGCGGCCATCGGCCGGTTCTCCCTGTGGCGCCATAGCCGGACCGCGCACATCACCTCGGTCAACCTGCGCATCGTCCGGCGCGGACTCGACGAAGCCGCCCACGCGGCGCTGCTGCGCAGCGTGATGGAGGAAAGCGGCAAGTCGGCCATCGAGATCGCCGGCATCTGGGGGCGTGACGCCGAGCGCGCGCTCGACCTGGTGCGCGACGTGCGCGGCGAGGCGCTGTTCGACGCCGCGCTGGCTGCCGGCAAGGGCGTGATCATCGCCGCGCCGCACCTGGGCTGCTGGGAGTTGCTGAACTACTGGCTGTGCCGCAAGACGCCGATGGCCATCCTCTATCGCCCCCCGCGCATCGCCGCGGTGGAGGGCCTGCTGCGCAAGGTGCGCGGCGCGCTGGCGCCCGAGCAGGTGCGCGCCGAAGGCGCGGGCGTGCGCACGCTGTACAAGCGGCTGGCCGCGGGCGGCACCGTCGGCATCCTGCCCGACCAGAAGCCGCGCGCGGGCGAAGGCGAGGTCGCCCCGTTCTTCGGCCAGCAGGCGCTGACCATGGTGCTGCTGCCGCGGCTGGCGGCGCGCACCGGCGCCACCGTGCTGTTCGCGTTCGCCGAGCGGTTGCCGCGCGGCGAGGGGTTTCGCATCCACCTGCTGCCCGCACCGGCGGGGCTGGACGACGCGGACCTGGCCGTCGCCTGCCGCGCCCTCAATCGTGGCGTGGAGCAATGCGTGGAACTGGCCTTTACGCAGTACCAGTGGCATTACAAGCGTTATTCGGCGGACGCCTGGCGTAGCCCGTACGACTGA
- the dtd gene encoding D-aminoacyl-tRNA deacylase translates to MIALIQRVLSARVDVDNETVGAIGPGLLALVAVQPGDDEPRTKRMLERLLGYRVFADEQGRMNRSLVDTGGELLLVSQFTLAADTRSGMRPSFTSAATPEEGRRWFDRLVELARAAHPRVEIGRFGAHMKVHLVNDGPVTFWLETP, encoded by the coding sequence ATGATCGCCCTGATTCAGCGCGTCCTGTCCGCCCGCGTGGATGTCGACAACGAAACCGTGGGAGCCATCGGCCCCGGCCTGCTGGCGCTGGTCGCCGTGCAGCCCGGCGACGACGAGCCGCGCACGAAACGCATGCTCGAACGGCTGCTCGGTTATCGCGTGTTCGCCGACGAGCAGGGCCGCATGAACCGCTCGCTGGTCGACACCGGCGGCGAGCTGCTGCTGGTCAGCCAGTTCACCCTCGCCGCCGACACCCGTTCCGGCATGCGCCCCAGCTTCACCAGCGCGGCGACGCCCGAGGAAGGCCGGCGCTGGTTCGATCGGCTGGTCGAACTGGCGCGTGCCGCGCACCCCAGGGTGGAAATCGGTCGCTTCGGTGCCCATATGAAGGTGCATCTGGTCAACGATGGTCCGGTCACTTTCTGGCTGGAGACACCATGA
- the rpoD gene encoding RNA polymerase sigma factor RpoD has translation MNSKAPEQQSEIKALISKGLEQGYLTYAEINDHLPDDIVDPEQIEDIMAVLKGVGIEVHDAAPDADPLSDTAPGASTDDEAAAEEAVALLSAVDSEVGRTTDPVRMYMREMGTVELLTREGEIAIAKRIEEGLGQVQTALASFPLTIELLLEEYDQHLDGKRRLSEILAGFADLEEAADAAQAALADAAVDDSDAEVEEEDDEAAGEDEEAGPTGPDPEEVKRRMELLRDYYGKFQKAAAKATDINDKKVTKLRDQMAEEFLKLKLPSALIDGFVRKLREVVNDIRHHERVLMDIFVKHVKMPKAEFLKAFPSNEGNLEWANELGRKRQKWSPNIKPHKEAIDAEQDKLGAIERKLFLPLTDIKEINRTMSIGEAKARRAKKEMVEANLRLVISIAKKYTNRGLQFLDLIQEGNIGLMKAVDKFEYRRGYKFSTYATWWIRQAITRSIADQARTIRIPVHMIETINKMNRISRQMLQQFGREPTPEELAKEMDMPEDKIRKILKIAKEPISMETPIGDDDDSHLGDFIEDTNASSPIESATETGLMETVRDVLAGLTPREAKVLRMRFGIDMNTDHTLEEVGKQFDVTRERIRQIEAKALRKLRHPSRSEQLRSFLDID, from the coding sequence ATGAATAGCAAAGCTCCTGAGCAACAGTCTGAAATCAAGGCGCTCATCTCCAAGGGTCTGGAGCAGGGCTACCTGACTTACGCCGAGATCAACGACCACCTGCCCGACGACATCGTCGATCCGGAGCAGATCGAAGACATCATGGCGGTGCTCAAGGGCGTCGGCATCGAAGTGCACGACGCCGCGCCGGATGCCGACCCGCTGTCGGACACCGCCCCGGGCGCGTCCACCGACGATGAAGCCGCCGCCGAAGAAGCCGTGGCGCTGCTGTCGGCCGTCGACTCCGAAGTGGGCCGAACCACCGACCCGGTCCGCATGTACATGCGCGAGATGGGCACGGTCGAGCTGCTGACCCGCGAGGGCGAAATCGCCATCGCCAAGCGCATCGAGGAAGGCCTGGGCCAGGTGCAGACCGCGCTCGCCAGCTTCCCGCTGACCATCGAGCTGCTGCTCGAGGAATACGACCAGCACCTGGACGGCAAGCGCCGCCTGAGCGAGATCCTGGCCGGCTTCGCCGACCTGGAAGAAGCCGCCGATGCTGCCCAGGCCGCCCTGGCTGACGCCGCGGTGGACGACTCCGATGCCGAGGTCGAGGAAGAAGACGACGAGGCTGCGGGCGAAGACGAAGAAGCCGGTCCGACCGGTCCGGACCCGGAAGAGGTCAAGCGCCGCATGGAGCTGCTGCGCGACTACTACGGCAAGTTCCAGAAGGCGGCCGCCAAGGCCACCGACATCAATGACAAGAAGGTCACCAAGCTGCGCGACCAGATGGCTGAGGAGTTCCTCAAGCTCAAGCTGCCGTCCGCGCTGATCGACGGCTTCGTGCGCAAGCTGCGCGAAGTGGTGAACGACATCCGTCACCACGAGCGCGTGCTGATGGACATCTTCGTCAAGCACGTGAAGATGCCCAAGGCCGAGTTCCTCAAGGCGTTCCCCAGCAACGAGGGCAACCTCGAGTGGGCGAACGAGCTGGGCCGCAAGCGCCAGAAGTGGTCGCCGAACATCAAGCCGCACAAGGAAGCGATCGACGCCGAACAGGACAAGCTGGGCGCCATCGAGCGCAAGCTGTTCCTGCCGCTCACCGACATCAAGGAAATCAACCGCACGATGTCGATCGGCGAGGCCAAGGCCCGCCGCGCCAAGAAGGAAATGGTGGAGGCGAACCTGCGCCTGGTGATCTCGATCGCCAAGAAGTACACCAACCGCGGCCTGCAGTTCCTCGACCTGATCCAGGAAGGCAACATCGGCCTGATGAAGGCGGTGGACAAGTTCGAATACCGCCGCGGCTACAAGTTCTCGACGTACGCCACGTGGTGGATCCGTCAGGCCATCACGCGCTCGATCGCCGACCAGGCGCGCACGATCCGTATTCCGGTGCACATGATCGAGACGATCAACAAGATGAACCGCATTTCCCGCCAGATGCTGCAGCAGTTCGGCCGCGAGCCGACGCCGGAGGAGCTGGCCAAGGAAATGGACATGCCCGAGGACAAGATCCGCAAGATCCTGAAGATCGCGAAGGAGCCGATCTCGATGGAAACGCCGATCGGCGACGACGACGATTCGCATCTGGGCGACTTCATCGAGGACACCAACGCGTCCTCGCCGATCGAGTCGGCTACCGAAACGGGCCTGATGGAAACCGTGCGCGACGTGCTCGCCGGCCTCACCCCGCGGGAAGCGAAGGTGCTGCGCATGCGCTTCGGCATCGACATGAATACCGACCACACGCTGGAAGAGGTCGGCAAGCAGTTCGACGTCACCCGCGAGCGCATCCGCCAGATCGAGGCCAAGGCGCTGCGCAAGCTGCGTCACCCGAGCCGCTCGGAACAGCTGCGTTCGTTCCTCGACATCGACTGA
- a CDS encoding nuclear transport factor 2 family protein yields MSTEAVAKRLVAMCRHGQFEEAQHELYAKDAVSTEPEAAANGPLGNVKGLDAILEKGKRFQAGVQEIHGIEVSEPLVAGNWFTITMSLDVTMKEYGRNTMTEVCVYHVKDDKIDSEQFFYDMG; encoded by the coding sequence ATGAGTACCGAAGCCGTCGCCAAACGCCTGGTCGCCATGTGTCGCCATGGCCAGTTCGAGGAGGCGCAACATGAGCTGTACGCCAAGGATGCCGTGAGCACCGAGCCGGAGGCGGCGGCGAATGGCCCGCTGGGCAACGTGAAAGGCCTCGATGCGATCCTGGAGAAGGGCAAGCGTTTCCAGGCCGGCGTGCAGGAAATCCACGGCATTGAGGTGAGCGAGCCGCTCGTCGCGGGCAACTGGTTCACCATCACGATGTCACTCGACGTGACCATGAAGGAATACGGGCGCAACACCATGACCGAGGTCTGCGTGTACCACGTCAAGGACGACAAGATCGATTCGGAGCAGTTTTTCTACGATATGGGTTGA